The DNA sequence TACATTAATAGCAGCACTAGTTGCCTTGTCAGCTGTAGTTGTAATAGTAACATCTGTACCACCATCAACATCAATAGTATTTGCTCCAGTATTATCTGTATCGGTGATAGTAATAGTTCCTGCAGGAACAGTAATTGCACCAATAGTAATAGTCTGCGCAGCAGTCGCATCATTCACAACTACAGTCTTACCACCATCAACATCAATAGCTCCTGTAATCCCAGAAACATTAACATCTGTTGTTGTAGCTGCATCAATAGTTGTAGCAGTACCTTGTGTTACATTCAATGTTTCAAGACCAGTAAAACCTGTTGAAGTATTAATCGTTGCAGCACCTGCTGAACGGAGGTTAATAGTTTCTACATTTGAAACTGTTACAGTTGGTAAAGGTGCAGCTATTACTTCATTTATATTTAAAGTATCTGTTCCGCCTGCACCGTCTATAGTGTCAAGTGCTGTCAGTGTTGAGTTTGTACCGTCTAAGATGGCATTAAATGTGTCATTCTTTTCAGTTCCTGTAAGTGTATCTACACCTGTTGTTAAAGCAACCGTTTCACCAGGGTTTACTGCAGTAGCAACTGCAGCTTCAGCAGCCGTAACAGTTGCAGGGTCAGCCGTAATGTTTGCCAACTCTGCAGTAGCAACATCTGTAGGTACTTTGTCTAAAATAGTCTGAATACCAAAAGTAGCCATATTTTCTAAACGAACACCGTCATCATTGCCCGGTTCTGCTGCACTTTGTAACATTGAGTACATAATGTTACCTCTGTCAAGTACGCCTGCATCAAGCTGGTTTACCCAGTTTTGCAGTCCACCTGCATCTGGAGCTCTTCCAAATACATTGTTGTATATAGCTGTAATATACTCACTGTTTGTCATAATAGCCGGATACGTTGCCTGATATTCAGGTTGATTTGTGAAATCTTGAGCGATTTCATCATATGTCATCAAACCAGCAGCATATTGGTTATACCAGTTGTCAAGCCCGCCTGCGTCAGGGACTCTACCAAAAGCCGCTATATAAATTTTCGCTATTTCTACTCTCGCAGTTTCTATGGGATCTAATGCCATGTATTTCCTCCTCAGGAATCTTTTTAAATTTTTTGTAATTTTAAAATCTATCTACTAGAAGACAACCTTTCAAAATAGGTGCACCACTTAAAAGGTAAATCCATTATCTTATAGAAGATATAAAACTACCCTAACTATCGATAGTATTTTAAAAATACTTGCAATGATTATAGCATATTTTTATTTATAATCAAGTCTTCTTATAGCAATTCTAATAATTTTTGTGCACTTTGTTTCCATGTTAAAAATTTAATATTATTTTTATTTAACATTTGTTGCTTGTACTTGATCCAGTCTTGCAGTGTTTTTGCAATATCTGCAGGTTCTTTGGTATTGGGAAAATAGCTGATGTTGTTGCCGGCTATTTCTTTAAACACGGGGATATCTCTTGCTATAACTGGTTTATTTTTCTGTGCAGCTTCTATAAGCGGAAGCCCAAAGCCCTCTGCCTCACTTGGCATAAGTACTGCTATTGCTGTTTTATATACCTCATCGAGATACTCATCACTTATAGATTCTAAGATAAAAAGATGTTTTTCTTTTTGGGGATGTGCCATCATATATGTATAAAGTTCTTCTACGAGCCAGCCTTTTTTACCTACTATCACAAGATTGAGCTTTTCTCCTGCTTTCCAAAGTATTTCAAAGGCTTTGATGGTTTGCATGTGTCCTTTTCTTGGTTCTATGGTTCCTACCATTAAAAAAGACGGGTACTTTGCAAGCTTTTGCAATGTCTCTTTGGCATTGTCAGGCAGACCTTTGCTTGGCAGACTCTTGTCTATATCTGCTCCCAGATGAAACCAGGCTGTTTTTGGATAGGGCTGTGCGGTATGCTCCATGAGCCAATTTTTCAGTTCCTTTTCTACAGTCTGAGAGATGGTTATCAAAGAAGTAGCGGTTTTACTTATGGTCTGTAGCCAGTTGGCAAAAACATCCGAAGTTCCCTTCGGCCACCACTGAGGATTTGTCACAGGAAGAATGTCATAGACTATAAAGTGCAGTTGCATACCGATTTTTTTAAAATACTCATGCCAGATATTTGTTTCATCAATAATGTCCGCATTAAGGTCAAGTGATATATAGACATCCTGAGTATTGACAATTATCGGGGTATCAGAACTCTTTGACATTATGTCAAAATACTTTGTTTTAAAGCTGTTTGCATATCTGTAACAATTTTTGTCAAAATAAATGGGCTGTATCTCAAAACAGTTTTGTGACATGTTCATCCAAGTGGCAAGAATACTGCGCACTACTCTTTGTATACCAGACTTGGCATCCACCTTTGCCAGTTTTGAGATATCTACGAGTAGTTGGGGTTTGGCATGTACTCTTTGGTTGAGAGACATTGCATATGCAAGTTGCAGTCGTTCTTGTTGTGTGCATTGTAACGTAAACTTTTGCAGTCTTTGAAGTAAATTTTCGCTGTTTACATGTAACGCATTTGTTGTCTGTGTTTTTTTTGCCAACGCAAGCAGTGCCTCTTTTGCTTTTTGGGCAACTGTTTTTGGAGAAAATCTTTTTGCCTGGTAAACGGCTGATCTTTTTAAATCAAGTAAAAATGCCTGTGATGTCAATGCCTCTTGCAGTTTGTTTTTTATAGCCTCAACATCAGAAGGATCAAACAGTGCCTCTTTGTTGTTTATAACTTCAGGTATGCCTGTGGTGTTTGAGCATATAACGGCAGCACCGCAGGAGATAGCTTCAAGTATGGGCAGTCCAAAACCTTCATGGTAAGAGGGAAATACAAAAACTTTGCACAGAGTGTAAAGTGTTTTTAAGTCAGCATCACTGACATAACCTAAAAGTCTAAACTCTGTAGCACTTAATGTATTTTCTTTTGCAAGTGCCGACAGGTTTGCTTTTGCTTCTTTGGTCAATTTACTTGCAATGACAAGCTGGTGCTTAGTTCGTAACTCTTGAGGCAGAGCTGCATATGCTTCTATAAGATGTTTAAAGTTTTTTCTTGCATCAAAACCGCCCGGTGCATAAAAAATAAAATCTTTTTGCAGTCCGTAATGTGTGAAAAAATTTTCTTCTTCTTCCTCAAGCATTTCTACAGGCTTAAAAGTACTGTCTATTGCTGTATGTATTGTCACAATTTTATCTACCTGAATATGCAGCATTTTTTCAGCTTCTTGTTTTGAATGCTCTGATATGCTTAAATACAAATCTGCTTTTTTCAAAGAGGCAATTTTTCTCTCATAAAAATCTTTTTGCACGGCTGTTTTCAAGTATGTTTCTTGATGCACCAAAGGTATCAGGTCATATAAAATCACTGCAGTGGGTATATGCCCTACATATTCGTTTATAGAAACGACTGCATCATCATGGTAACCTTCAAAAAGACTTGTCACAAGTACAAGGTCGGGGGAGAGGGAGGCTAAAAAATATTCACGTATAATTTTTGCTCTCGTCGTTCTGTGTAAATTCTCAGGGTTACTCTCATTTGTAGCAACAGGCGTCTTAAATTTTACAATACGGCTTTTATCAATATAGTGTGTAAACTCTTCTATAAAATTTTCCTCATATGTAAGCAGGTTTTCATTACATACGAGCCATATATCTGCTTCTTTTTCTTCTTGAAAAAGCTGAAGGATATTTGTCACAAACAAATGAGAGTATCTTCCAATACCACGGTGTTTACTGGCACTCTGTATGCCCTGTACATCTATGACGATTCGCAAGATAATTCCTTGTATATGTTTTGTGCGTCTGCATTAAGCTGTTCAAAGTTTTTCGGATACACATTTTGTGTTTTCTTCTCTTCTTTTTGTGTCTGTGTTGTCTGCTGTATTAAAGCAGGAGATGTTTTTTTAAAATAAGAAAAGAAAGTTCGCAAAGGTTTTGTAATCTTCCATGATTTACTGTTTAAGAGTTCTGCTTCACGTATTTTAAGCTCATTAATCTCCTGTAAAAGATTGTTATGTGTTTTTTCCCATGCTTCTCTTTCATTTTGCAGTTTTAAAGAGAAATATTCAGCTCTTTGCAATGCTCTTTTATGTTCATACTGAATATAGTCATCTAAAATATTCGGCGGAGAAGAAAAATGTTTTGCAAGTTCTTTTTTTTCATTCGCAAGATAGTATTTGTTTATGCCATCAAAATAGACCTGTGTATAGTTGTGCTGTATGATGAGATGTTCCCATTTCGACGATATATCTTCATTGGTTCCCGGCAATGTTGCTTCCACAAGCAGTATCCATGGGCGTACTTTTTCAAAAGAAACACTTTGCAATACATCTTCTTCAGCACCTTCTACATCTATTTTTAAAAAATGGATTGTTTTAGGTGCATACTGTTGTACTAAATCGTCAATTGTGACAGTTTTAACGGTTACAGGTTTTTGCGAAAAAGTATTGTCATTTTTTGCATGCGCAATGTCGGGATTTGTTGTTGAACGTCCTCTGACATCACTGACAAAAAATGTAATTTCATCCATCTTGGCACTAACTGCATAATTAAGATTGATATCGCGTACTCTTTTTTCCTGTAATCGTTGGAAGAATTTTTTTTCCGGTTCTACATTGATACCCTGCCAGCCTGCATCATAAAACGCTTTCGTGACAGAGTCATGCAATGGATCATTGGCGCCGACATCAATGTAAAAGCCCTCTTTTACATTTTGTAATGCTCTGTGAAGCATTACATCTTCGAGGTTTTGACTGTAACTTACAAAGCTCATATATTTTTTATCCTTATTTTTGGTTGACTCCACACCATACCTACAAAAAACTGTTGCCTGACATTGATTACTTCAAATATCAGTGCTAAATCTATCCATTCGTAATTATTTTGCAGATGAGTATCATTTTCTACAAGAGCCACCTGTACTGAGTAGTTGCCTACTCCGAAAATAACCTCAAAACTTATGTCAAACTCAAAATGAGTTCCTTGTTTTGGATCATATATCACCTGTTTGGTATGCCAGGTGTTTGTACCAAATACTACCTGACCAAGCCGGTCCTTTATAGAGTACCCCAAAACAAGGGAAGGCAAATCTTTATGTACATCTACTTTGATTTTCAAAGTAACCTGATCACCTACTGCAACGGTATCGGTAGGGTTGTTTTGGGCATCAAACAGCTCTATGGAAGCCACATGTGCAAGTCCGTTTCCTGAGACAGTCTGCTTTTTTCCATTTTTTAAAAGTACCTGTTTGAGTTTTGTATCTTCCTGTTTTGCAATAAGAGCATTGTATAGATCCATGACCGATTCTGCATCGCCGTCCTGAACAATTTTGCCTTTTTCAAAAAGTATGGCTCTGTCACAGATGGAAACTATGGCATTTTTATCGTGAGAAACAAGGAGCATTGTCGTACCTTCTTCTTGAAAAGTTTTGATTTTTGCAAAACTTTTATGCTGAAAATAGGCATCACCTACAGAGAGCGCTTCATCTACGATTAAAATATCCGGACGATATGCTGTGGCTATAGCAAACGCAACACGTACCTGCATACCACTGCTGTAAATACGTACCGGCTCGTCAAAAGCTTCGCCTATTTCGGCAAATGCTTCTATATCATCCATCACATTGTCAATCTCTTTTTTTGAAAATCCCATCAGTCCTGCCGTATGGTAAACATTTTGGCGTCCTGTCAAATCCGGGTGAAAACCCATACCAAGTTCAAGTATAGCAACAACCGAGCCTTGCTTGACAATTCTTCCTGAGGTTAATTTCAATGTCCCTGCTATGATTTTGAGCAGTGTGCTTTTGCCTGCGCCGTTATGGCCGACGATACCTATGGTTTCTCCTCTCTTGGCAGAAAAAGAGATATCTTGCAAAATGGTAGAGAGATGCATACTGTTTGGGGTGTAGCCAAACCATCTTGCAATTTGCTGCCAGGGACTTGCATACATTTTATATACTTTCGTTACATTATGAACTTCTAAAATAACATCATTCATAACACATCCGCCATTTCTTCATTTGCCCGTGCATACATATACAATGAAAGCATGGCAATAAAAGTACCTAAAACCAATGGATAGAACAAAACTGAAAGTTCAGGTTGTTTGTTATAGACTAAAATATTTTGATAGCCTTGTATAATACCACTTAGAGGATTAAGCATTACCAAATAAAGATATTTTTGAGGAATGATACTCCAAGAGTAGACAATAGGTGTCAACCAAAACCAAAACTGTAAAATAATCGGTACTATCTGTTGGGTATCGCGAATAAAAACATTTACTATACCCAAAAACAAGCCCATAGAAGCGCCAAGAAAAACTGTTATCAATGTGAGCGGTATAATCCAAATAACTGCTGTAGAAATAGTATGCCCAAGTAAACCAAAAACAAGCAGAATCGAAAAAAACAGTAAAATATTGTTTATGATGGCACTTCCGATAATAATCAAGGGCAAAGTCATTTTTGGAAAAGCCATTTTTTTAAGTAAATTTGCATTTTCAACAAAAACATTTGTCATTCTTGTAATAATTTCAAAAAAAAGGTTCCATCCTAAAATACCTGCCATAAGATATATGGCATAGGCATATTTACTGTCTATACCCGGCAGTTTTGCCGCAAGTACCGCAGAAAGCACCAAAGCATAAATCGCAACCTGGGCCAAAGGATTTAAAACAATCCATAAACCGCCCAGTTTGCTTCTAATAAATTTTGTAACGAATTCTGATTTTATCGAGGTAAGTATATAATGTCTGTATTTCCATAAATTTTTTATATGTGACACCTAAATCCTTTTGTAGTCATCTTCAACTCTGACAATGTCATCTTCTCCGAGATATTCTCCGACCTGTACCTCGATAAGAATCACATCTACTTTTCCCGGGTTTTCCAGGCGGTGCAATTCTCCCATAGGAATGTAGGTGGATTCGTTTGGTTTGAGTAAAACCTCTTTGTCTCCTATGGTGACAAGTGCCATACCTTCGACTACTATCCAGTGTTCACTGCGGTGAAAATGTTTTTGCAGACTCAAGCGTTTGCCCGGTTTGACGATGATGCGTTTTGTTTTATACTTTTTGTCTTCTTCCAAAACAGTATAGGTTCCCCACGGGCGGTGTGCCGTGAGATGAATGTGATGCAGGTTGCTTTCTCTTCCTTTGAGCTCTTTTACTATGGTTTTTATTTTTTGCGAATTGCCTTTTTTTGTAATGAGCAGGGCATCGGGTGTATCAACCACTATAAGGTTGTCTATGTCGGCAAGTGCCACCAGGCGTTCATTGGCATAGACGAAATTGTCTTTTGAGTTAATAGCAATGAGATTGTCATTTTTACTGTTGCCGTTGCTGTCTTTTTCAAACTCTTCAGAGAGGGCATCAAAACTGCCAAGGTCTGACCAGCCTATGTCTGCTGCAACTACCTTTACCCTGTCGCTTTTTTCCATCACGGCATAGTCTATGCTCTCTTGCGGGATTGCTTCCATATCTGCCTGTGAAATACGTATAAAATCAGAATTTTTTGCATTCTCAAAAGCCTTTTTTGCGGCGGCATAAATCTCGGGGGCATACTTTTGCAACTCCTCAAGATAGACACCTGCCTTGAAACAAAACATACCGCTGTTCCAGTAAAAGTTTCCTGCTTTGACATAACTTTGTGCTGTTTGCAGATCCGGTTTTTCATGAAATGCTTTAACATTTTCACCGTTTGCTTCTATATAGCCAAAGCCTGTTTCTGCAAATGTCGGTCGGATACCAAAAGTCACCAGGGTATCTTGAAGTGCCAGCTCTTTTGCCTGCATAAGTACCTCTTGATAGCTTTTTTCATCTTTGATGAGATGATCAGAGGGAGAGACAAGAACTACTTCCTGTGCATCCAGCGCAAAACAGGCCAGTGCGATTGCCGGTGCGGTATTTCTGCCTAGAGGTTCAAGTAAAAATCTGTTTTGTATGCAGTCCAGCTCTTCAAGCTGATCGAGTGCCAAAAAATACTGTTCACTGTTTGAGACAATAAACTGTTCTTTACATGTAGTCTTGTTTCTTTGCAGTGTCAGTTGAAAGAGAGATTTGTCATCAAAGAGTTTTACAAACTGTTTTGGCATCAGGGTGCGACTGATGGGCCAGAGTCTTGTACCGTTTCCGCCACATAAAATTATATTTATCATAACAGCATTTTACACAAAAAAATTTAAACTTAGCCAAAAAGTGTATAATTGCAGGATGAGTTCCATAATTTTTTCCATTCTCAGTATTTATGTTTTTATCGTGATGGGATACATCGCCAAACGCAGCTTTAAAGAACAGATAGACGAAAGAACCATTACACTGTTAAATGTCTATTTTCTCCAGGTTTTTTTGACTTTTTGGGGGCTTTTGCTGCATCCTGTAGATATTACCCTGCTCTATGCCCCTGCTGTCTATCTTGTCATTGTTGTGCTTGTGCTTGTGTTGTCTGCTCTTTTTGCCGCAAAACTGTTTGCAGACAAAAAAGAGTACTCCATTGCCATGGTTGCTTCCGTCATAGGCAACACAGGCAATCTCGGCATCCCTTTAAACATAGCTGTTTTCGGGGAAGCTTCCATTCCCTACACAACGGTTGTCAACCTTGTGAATGTTTTTGTTGTCTATACTGTAGGGGTTTATTTTTATTCGCGCGGGAATTTTGATGCCAAAACATCCCTGAAAAACATCTTCAAACTCCCTATTCTCTGGGCAGCAATCATTGCCATTGTACTCAGTGTCAATCATTATACACCCTCAGATGCCGTTATGAATATGCTGATGATGGGTGCCTATGCTTCTATGACCATGCAGCTGTTTTTGTTTGGCATCTACATGTATGACATTAAAATACGCTCAATCAACAAAAAACTCATTGGCTGGGTTATGTCACTCAAATTTGTCCTGCTGCCGCTTGTCGCTTTTGTCATTTTATACAATATCGATTTGGCACCGATGATAAAAGGCATTATATTTATAGAACTGCTGATGCCGCTCGCCGTTGCCAATGTCAACCTGGCTTCACTCTATGATTGTCAACCCAAACTTGTGACGGCTTTGGTGTTTTTCTCTTCTGTTTTATTTTTGGGGGTTGTCTTTTTTGGTGTTTCCATACTCAAATATCTTTAACGATGAGTGCCAAGGTCCTTGATGTGCTGATATAAAGACCGTGCATTGCCTCAGACATTAAAAACTCACGTATACTCGAATGCAAAACAGCCAATTAGTTTCATCTCTTCATTGATTGCATTAAAAAAAGCTACTTTAAAAAATTAATTTTTAAAACGCTGGAAACTTTTAAGCAAAAAATATTACACTCCGGGCATGAATAAAGAACTCCAGACACTGTTTCACTACCATGAAACAACCAAACACTCCCAAAAAAGATATGCAAAATCTTTAGGCTATATGGACTGGGCGACACAGCCTGATCCTTTTCGTATGTATCAGGGGACAAAGAGCATAGCACTTGCATTGAGTTTTGACAATCCCACGCCGCCCTATTCTCTTTTGGATGAGGAATTACCCTCTGCACCACTGATGTTAGAGTCCCTGTCTCAACTCTTGCAGTTTTCTATGGGCATTGCCGCATGGAAAAGTTCCGGCGGCAGTTCCTGGGCTGTACGGTGTAATGCCTCAAGCGGAAACCTGCATCCCACAGAGGCCTATCTTGTATTGCCTCCGATATCGGAAAATACAAAAAGCACCGTAGCCCATTATGCGCCAAAAAACCATTCTTTGGAAATTCTGACTGAGTTTGAGAGTGATTTTTTTGACACCCTCCCCAAAGAGAGTTTTGTCGTTGCACTTTCAAGCATTGCCTGGCGTGAAGCATGGAAGTACGGAGAGCGTGCCTTTCGTTATGTCCAACTCGATGCGGGACATGCCTGGCAGGCACTTGCAGTATCTGCAAAAATGCTTGGCTGGAAGATTACAAGAGTTGAGAGTGTCAGTGATGCGCAAATAGCGAAAATCATCGGGCTTGACCAAAAAAACAGATTTTTTGAAGAGGAAAAGCCTGATATGCTTTTGATTGTTTCCAAAGAAGAGATTTCCCCAGGCCTGGATGTTGCACCGCTGACAGACGCGCTTGTAAAAAAATATGAAGGCACAGCAAACAAGCTCAATCCTTCAGTATATGAGTGGACAATTATAGATGAAGTTGAAAAAGCAACTTCAGTGATGCAGATTCCACAGGTACAGACAGACAGATGCAAGGTTGCAAGAGAGCCGAGCCGTGAGTCAAAAGAGGTTGTACTGGGCAGA is a window from the Sulfurimonas hydrogeniphila genome containing:
- a CDS encoding glycosyltransferase family 4 protein — translated: MRIVIDVQGIQSASKHRGIGRYSHLFVTNILQLFQEEKEADIWLVCNENLLTYEENFIEEFTHYIDKSRIVKFKTPVATNESNPENLHRTTRAKIIREYFLASLSPDLVLVTSLFEGYHDDAVVSINEYVGHIPTAVILYDLIPLVHQETYLKTAVQKDFYERKIASLKKADLYLSISEHSKQEAEKMLHIQVDKIVTIHTAIDSTFKPVEMLEEEEENFFTHYGLQKDFIFYAPGGFDARKNFKHLIEAYAALPQELRTKHQLVIASKLTKEAKANLSALAKENTLSATEFRLLGYVSDADLKTLYTLCKVFVFPSYHEGFGLPILEAISCGAAVICSNTTGIPEVINNKEALFDPSDVEAIKNKLQEALTSQAFLLDLKRSAVYQAKRFSPKTVAQKAKEALLALAKKTQTTNALHVNSENLLQRLQKFTLQCTQQERLQLAYAMSLNQRVHAKPQLLVDISKLAKVDAKSGIQRVVRSILATWMNMSQNCFEIQPIYFDKNCYRYANSFKTKYFDIMSKSSDTPIIVNTQDVYISLDLNADIIDETNIWHEYFKKIGMQLHFIVYDILPVTNPQWWPKGTSDVFANWLQTISKTATSLITISQTVEKELKNWLMEHTAQPYPKTAWFHLGADIDKSLPSKGLPDNAKETLQKLAKYPSFLMVGTIEPRKGHMQTIKAFEILWKAGEKLNLVIVGKKGWLVEELYTYMMAHPQKEKHLFILESISDEYLDEVYKTAIAVLMPSEAEGFGLPLIEAAQKNKPVIARDIPVFKEIAGNNISYFPNTKEPADIAKTLQDWIKYKQQMLNKNNIKFLTWKQSAQKLLELL
- a CDS encoding FkbM family methyltransferase, giving the protein MSFVSYSQNLEDVMLHRALQNVKEGFYIDVGANDPLHDSVTKAFYDAGWQGINVEPEKKFFQRLQEKRVRDINLNYAVSAKMDEITFFVSDVRGRSTTNPDIAHAKNDNTFSQKPVTVKTVTIDDLVQQYAPKTIHFLKIDVEGAEEDVLQSVSFEKVRPWILLVEATLPGTNEDISSKWEHLIIQHNYTQVYFDGINKYYLANEKKELAKHFSSPPNILDDYIQYEHKRALQRAEYFSLKLQNEREAWEKTHNNLLQEINELKIREAELLNSKSWKITKPLRTFFSYFKKTSPALIQQTTQTQKEEKKTQNVYPKNFEQLNADAQNIYKELSCESS
- a CDS encoding ABC transporter ATP-binding protein; amino-acid sequence: MNDVILEVHNVTKVYKMYASPWQQIARWFGYTPNSMHLSTILQDISFSAKRGETIGIVGHNGAGKSTLLKIIAGTLKLTSGRIVKQGSVVAILELGMGFHPDLTGRQNVYHTAGLMGFSKKEIDNVMDDIEAFAEIGEAFDEPVRIYSSGMQVRVAFAIATAYRPDILIVDEALSVGDAYFQHKSFAKIKTFQEEGTTMLLVSHDKNAIVSICDRAILFEKGKIVQDGDAESVMDLYNALIAKQEDTKLKQVLLKNGKKQTVSGNGLAHVASIELFDAQNNPTDTVAVGDQVTLKIKVDVHKDLPSLVLGYSIKDRLGQVVFGTNTWHTKQVIYDPKQGTHFEFDISFEVIFGVGNYSVQVALVENDTHLQNNYEWIDLALIFEVINVRQQFFVGMVWSQPKIRIKNI
- a CDS encoding ABC transporter permease, giving the protein MSHIKNLWKYRHYILTSIKSEFVTKFIRSKLGGLWIVLNPLAQVAIYALVLSAVLAAKLPGIDSKYAYAIYLMAGILGWNLFFEIITRMTNVFVENANLLKKMAFPKMTLPLIIIGSAIINNILLFFSILLVFGLLGHTISTAVIWIIPLTLITVFLGASMGLFLGIVNVFIRDTQQIVPIILQFWFWLTPIVYSWSIIPQKYLYLVMLNPLSGIIQGYQNILVYNKQPELSVLFYPLVLGTFIAMLSLYMYARANEEMADVL
- a CDS encoding mannose-1-phosphate guanylyltransferase/mannose-6-phosphate isomerase; translation: MINIILCGGNGTRLWPISRTLMPKQFVKLFDDKSLFQLTLQRNKTTCKEQFIVSNSEQYFLALDQLEELDCIQNRFLLEPLGRNTAPAIALACFALDAQEVVLVSPSDHLIKDEKSYQEVLMQAKELALQDTLVTFGIRPTFAETGFGYIEANGENVKAFHEKPDLQTAQSYVKAGNFYWNSGMFCFKAGVYLEELQKYAPEIYAAAKKAFENAKNSDFIRISQADMEAIPQESIDYAVMEKSDRVKVVAADIGWSDLGSFDALSEEFEKDSNGNSKNDNLIAINSKDNFVYANERLVALADIDNLIVVDTPDALLITKKGNSQKIKTIVKELKGRESNLHHIHLTAHRPWGTYTVLEEDKKYKTKRIIVKPGKRLSLQKHFHRSEHWIVVEGMALVTIGDKEVLLKPNESTYIPMGELHRLENPGKVDVILIEVQVGEYLGEDDIVRVEDDYKRI
- a CDS encoding AEC family transporter, translated to MSSIIFSILSIYVFIVMGYIAKRSFKEQIDERTITLLNVYFLQVFLTFWGLLLHPVDITLLYAPAVYLVIVVLVLVLSALFAAKLFADKKEYSIAMVASVIGNTGNLGIPLNIAVFGEASIPYTTVVNLVNVFVVYTVGVYFYSRGNFDAKTSLKNIFKLPILWAAIIAIVLSVNHYTPSDAVMNMLMMGAYASMTMQLFLFGIYMYDIKIRSINKKLIGWVMSLKFVLLPLVAFVILYNIDLAPMIKGIIFIELLMPLAVANVNLASLYDCQPKLVTALVFFSSVLFLGVVFFGVSILKYL
- a CDS encoding SagB family peptide dehydrogenase, whose protein sequence is MNKELQTLFHYHETTKHSQKRYAKSLGYMDWATQPDPFRMYQGTKSIALALSFDNPTPPYSLLDEELPSAPLMLESLSQLLQFSMGIAAWKSSGGSSWAVRCNASSGNLHPTEAYLVLPPISENTKSTVAHYAPKNHSLEILTEFESDFFDTLPKESFVVALSSIAWREAWKYGERAFRYVQLDAGHAWQALAVSAKMLGWKITRVESVSDAQIAKIIGLDQKNRFFEEEKPDMLLIVSKEEISPGLDVAPLTDALVKKYEGTANKLNPSVYEWTIIDEVEKATSVMQIPQVQTDRCKVAREPSRESKEVVLGRRSVHVMDKEKSKISKKQFHTLLKSVDCSLDGKANAAHLAIFVHRVEEYAQGLYLHVRNQKDLEHFKKEFHDTFLWKKTDFENLYLLETADFTKASKIISCNQDIASDGAFSLGMICRYSEELLAFNAHRYKELYWECGMIGQQLYLEATSLGLSGTGIGCFLDDLMNVNVLGLKNNLYQSLYHFTVGVGYVDSRIETKPAY